One window from the genome of Amycolatopsis sp. NBC_01480 encodes:
- a CDS encoding MFS transporter produces the protein MITKMPGPAPTPPEAQATTLTTRRAVVGASFGFFVDMFDVYLPVVALTPAMNYFLPPSVSTGSRAVITSLIFVATLLGRPLGSMIFGRLADKVGRRRVTLWSITGCGVCTLAIALLPGYSAVGLLGVVLMVVLRLVDGVFLGGEYTGATPLAMEAAPAGRRGWYGGLVGMGFPLSYCAIALVTFVMLRIAPSGGPESAYSVWGWRVPFLVGALLCLVFCLYYSRTVEESETWKAAPKSRTPIRDVLIGSSRRQFIQVFVIMSGIWFASNLASGLLPSALQYQAHVSATQVTAALVIVQAIHSVLFPYIGLLSEKIGRRKFLAWSGVGIGVVCAAAFATISLGWWSGFGAVLLLTLVIRLSGGSTFAVTPSYLCERFPPAVRGSGFGLGYSMPLILTSFYAYYQGWLEHLMPSGFTAAALLVLGGALVLVGSLLGPETKDVDLAGQPVPEAARA, from the coding sequence ATGATCACGAAGATGCCCGGACCGGCCCCGACACCGCCCGAAGCCCAGGCGACCACCCTGACCACCCGCCGCGCTGTGGTGGGCGCCTCCTTCGGCTTCTTCGTCGACATGTTCGACGTCTACCTGCCCGTGGTGGCGCTGACGCCGGCGATGAACTACTTCCTGCCCCCGTCGGTGTCCACCGGCAGCCGCGCCGTGATCACCTCGCTGATCTTCGTGGCCACGCTGCTGGGCCGCCCGCTCGGCTCGATGATCTTCGGCCGGCTCGCCGACAAGGTGGGCCGCCGCCGCGTGACGCTGTGGTCGATCACCGGCTGCGGCGTCTGCACACTCGCGATCGCGCTGCTGCCCGGCTACTCGGCCGTCGGCCTGCTCGGCGTGGTGCTGATGGTGGTGCTGCGCCTGGTGGACGGGGTTTTCCTCGGCGGCGAGTACACCGGCGCGACCCCTCTGGCGATGGAGGCGGCGCCGGCCGGGCGCCGCGGCTGGTACGGCGGGCTGGTCGGCATGGGCTTCCCGCTGTCGTACTGCGCGATCGCCTTGGTGACGTTCGTGATGCTGCGGATCGCGCCGTCCGGCGGCCCGGAGTCGGCCTACTCCGTGTGGGGCTGGCGCGTGCCGTTCCTCGTGGGCGCCTTGCTGTGCCTGGTGTTCTGCCTGTACTACTCGCGCACGGTCGAGGAGTCCGAGACCTGGAAGGCGGCGCCGAAATCGCGCACGCCGATCCGTGACGTGCTGATCGGCTCGTCGCGCCGCCAGTTCATCCAGGTGTTCGTGATCATGAGCGGCATCTGGTTCGCCTCCAACCTCGCCTCCGGCCTGCTGCCGAGTGCGTTGCAGTACCAGGCGCACGTGTCGGCGACGCAGGTGACGGCCGCGCTGGTGATCGTGCAGGCCATCCACTCCGTGCTGTTCCCGTACATCGGGCTGCTGTCGGAGAAGATCGGCCGGCGCAAGTTCCTGGCCTGGTCGGGGGTGGGCATCGGCGTGGTCTGCGCCGCCGCGTTCGCGACGATCAGCCTCGGCTGGTGGTCCGGCTTCGGCGCGGTGCTGCTGCTGACCCTGGTGATCCGGCTCAGCGGCGGCAGCACGTTCGCCGTGACGCCTTCCTATCTGTGCGAGCGCTTCCCGCCGGCCGTGCGGGGCAGCGGGTTCGGGCTGGGTTACAGCATGCCGCTGATCCTGACCTCGTTCTACGCCTATTACCAGGGCTGGCTGGAACACCTGATGCCGTCCGGGTTCACCGCCGCGGCCCTGCTGGTCCTCGGCGGCGCGCTGGTGCTGGTGGGCTCGCTGCTCGGCCCGGAGACCAAGGACGTCGACCTGGCCGGGCAGCCCGTTCCCGAGGCGGCCCGGGCATGA
- a CDS encoding GntR family transcriptional regulator, whose amino-acid sequence MPTTPKEGEAGKQAALDALRAALMAGDVVPGQRLVEAELAETFGVTRASMRAALIDLTADGLVERIPHRGARVRVVSIEEAVAITECRMVLEGLCAAKAAEKATDGDIEGLRELGARLRAAVEDGEPMKYSALNRELHRTVREIAGQPVAAELLERLHGQIVRHQFQLSMRAGRPHVSLPEHLAIIEAIAARDPEAAERAARAHLRSVIGALRETES is encoded by the coding sequence ATGCCCACCACGCCGAAGGAAGGGGAGGCCGGGAAGCAGGCCGCGCTGGACGCCCTGCGGGCCGCCCTGATGGCGGGCGACGTCGTCCCGGGGCAGCGGCTGGTGGAGGCCGAGCTGGCCGAGACCTTCGGCGTCACGCGCGCGAGCATGCGCGCCGCGCTGATCGACCTGACCGCCGACGGGCTGGTGGAGCGCATCCCCCACCGCGGCGCGCGCGTGCGCGTGGTCTCCATCGAGGAGGCCGTCGCCATCACCGAGTGCCGCATGGTGCTCGAAGGACTGTGCGCGGCGAAGGCGGCGGAGAAGGCGACCGACGGCGACATCGAAGGCCTGCGCGAACTCGGCGCCCGGCTGCGGGCGGCGGTCGAGGACGGCGAGCCGATGAAGTACTCGGCGCTCAACCGCGAACTGCACCGCACGGTGCGCGAGATCGCCGGGCAGCCGGTCGCCGCGGAGCTGCTGGAACGGCTGCACGGGCAGATCGTCCGGCACCAGTTCCAGCTGTCCATGCGGGCCGGGCGCCCGCACGTCTCCCTCCCCGAGCACCTGGCGATCATCGAGGCGATCGCCGCCCGCGACCCCGAGGCCGCCGAGCGCGCGGCCCGGGCGCACCTGCGCAGCGTGATCGGCGCGCTGCGCGAAACCGAGAGCTGA
- a CDS encoding amidohydrolase family protein: MTAFETDPGWLSFDPAPSKPSFTLPPGTVDVHCHVFGPGAVFPYAPERKYTPTDASKEQLAALHEHLGITRSVIVQATCHGADNSALVDALEAAGDRARGIATIRGDEPDEELARLHAAGVRGIRLNFVRRLVDPKLDRHYHELVARIAPLGWHLVVYFEAADLADRWDFFTSLPLPVVVDHMGRPDVGKPVDGPDFERFRTLLREHPQFWVKVTCPDRLTAAGPPYDDVVPFGRALVAEFGDRVLWGTDWPHPNLKSHMPDDGALVDFVPRVAPTPEAQQRLLVANPTRLYWGG, from the coding sequence GTGACCGCGTTCGAGACCGACCCGGGCTGGCTCTCCTTCGACCCGGCGCCGTCGAAGCCGTCGTTCACCCTGCCGCCGGGCACGGTCGACGTGCACTGTCACGTGTTCGGGCCGGGCGCGGTGTTCCCGTACGCGCCCGAGCGCAAGTACACGCCGACGGACGCGAGCAAGGAGCAGCTCGCCGCGCTGCACGAGCACCTCGGCATCACCCGCAGCGTGATCGTGCAGGCCACCTGCCACGGCGCCGACAACAGCGCACTGGTCGACGCGCTCGAAGCGGCCGGCGACCGGGCGCGCGGCATCGCGACCATCCGCGGCGACGAGCCCGACGAGGAGCTGGCCCGGCTGCACGCGGCCGGCGTGCGCGGGATCCGGCTGAACTTCGTCCGGCGGCTCGTCGACCCGAAGCTGGACCGGCACTACCACGAGCTGGTCGCCCGGATCGCGCCGCTGGGCTGGCACCTGGTCGTCTACTTCGAGGCCGCGGACCTGGCCGACCGCTGGGACTTCTTCACCTCGCTGCCGCTGCCCGTGGTCGTCGACCACATGGGCCGGCCGGACGTGGGCAAGCCGGTGGACGGGCCGGACTTCGAGCGGTTCCGGACGCTGCTGCGCGAGCACCCGCAGTTCTGGGTGAAGGTCACCTGCCCCGACCGGCTCACCGCGGCGGGCCCGCCGTACGACGACGTCGTGCCGTTCGGCCGCGCGCTGGTGGCGGAGTTCGGCGACCGCGTGCTGTGGGGCACCGACTGGCCGCACCCGAACCTGAAGAGCCACATGCCGGACGACGGCGCGCTGGTCGACTTCGTCCCGCGCGTCGCGCCGACCCCCGAGGCGCAGCAACGGCTGCTGGTGGCCAATCCCACACGGCTGTACTGGGGCGGCTGA
- a CDS encoding catalase has translation MTDNQYQPTTTDAGIPVESDEHSLTVGPDGPILLQDHYLIEQMAQFNRERVPERQPHAKGSGAFGRFEVTGDVSGLTKAAVFQPGAKTEMVARFSTVAGERGSPDTWRDPRGFALKFYTTEGVYDLVGNNTPVFFVKDPMKFQHFIRSQKRRADNNLRDHDMQWDFWTLSPESAHQVTWLMGDRGIPRTWRHMNGYSSHTYLWVNAAGERHWVKYHFKTDQGVEFFTQHEGDQMAAADTDYHTRDLFEAIERGDHPSWTLHVQVMPFDDAKTYRFNPFDLTKVWPHGDYPLVEVGRMTLDRNPTDHHAEIEQAAFEPNNLVPGIGPSPDRMLLGRLFAYADAHRHRIGANYRQLPVNASTSPVHSYSKDGAMRFAKVSDPVYAPNSKGGPRADTERYGAPASWHADGEIVRTAYVDHAEDDDWGQAGTMVRDVLDDDARERLVDNIVGHLLNGVSEPVLRRAFEYWRNVDKDLGDRVESGVRAKADQKDPKADEQGNPARSAMQRKA, from the coding sequence GTGACCGATAACCAGTACCAGCCGACGACGACAGACGCCGGTATCCCGGTGGAGAGCGACGAGCACTCGCTCACCGTCGGCCCGGACGGCCCCATCCTGCTGCAGGACCACTACCTGATCGAGCAGATGGCGCAGTTCAATCGCGAGCGCGTGCCGGAGCGGCAGCCGCACGCCAAGGGCAGCGGCGCGTTCGGCCGGTTCGAGGTGACCGGCGACGTCAGCGGCCTCACGAAAGCGGCGGTGTTCCAGCCGGGCGCGAAGACGGAAATGGTGGCGCGGTTCTCCACCGTCGCCGGTGAGCGGGGCAGCCCCGACACCTGGCGCGACCCGCGCGGCTTCGCGCTGAAGTTCTACACCACCGAGGGCGTCTACGACCTGGTCGGCAACAACACCCCGGTGTTCTTCGTGAAGGACCCGATGAAGTTCCAGCACTTCATCCGCTCGCAGAAGCGCCGCGCCGACAACAACCTGCGCGACCACGACATGCAGTGGGACTTCTGGACGCTGTCGCCCGAGTCGGCGCACCAGGTGACCTGGCTGATGGGCGACCGCGGCATCCCGCGCACCTGGCGCCACATGAACGGCTACAGCTCCCACACCTATCTGTGGGTCAACGCCGCCGGCGAGCGGCACTGGGTCAAGTACCACTTCAAGACCGACCAGGGCGTCGAGTTCTTCACCCAGCACGAGGGCGACCAGATGGCCGCCGCCGACACCGACTACCACACCCGGGACCTGTTCGAGGCGATCGAGCGCGGCGACCACCCGAGCTGGACGCTGCACGTCCAGGTCATGCCCTTCGACGACGCCAAGACGTACCGGTTCAATCCGTTCGACCTGACGAAGGTCTGGCCGCACGGGGACTACCCGCTGGTCGAGGTCGGCCGGATGACGCTGGACCGCAACCCGACCGACCACCACGCGGAGATCGAGCAGGCCGCGTTCGAACCGAACAACCTGGTGCCCGGGATCGGCCCGAGCCCAGACCGCATGCTGCTGGGCCGGCTGTTCGCCTACGCCGACGCGCATCGCCACCGCATCGGCGCGAACTACCGGCAGCTGCCGGTCAACGCGTCCACCTCGCCGGTGCACAGTTACAGCAAAGACGGCGCGATGCGCTTCGCCAAGGTCTCCGACCCGGTGTACGCGCCGAACTCCAAGGGCGGCCCGCGGGCGGACACCGAGCGCTACGGCGCGCCCGCGAGCTGGCACGCCGACGGCGAGATCGTCCGCACCGCCTACGTCGACCACGCCGAGGACGACGACTGGGGTCAGGCCGGCACGATGGTCCGCGACGTGCTCGACGACGACGCCCGGGAGCGCCTGGTCGACAACATCGTCGGCCACCTGCTCAACGGGGTGTCCGAGCCGGTCCTCCGGCGTGCCTTCGAATACTGGCGCAACGTCGACAAGGATCTCGGCGACCGCGTCGAGTCGGGCGTCCGTGCGAAGGCGGACCAGAAGGACCCGAAGGCGGACGAGCAGGGCAACCCGGCTCGTTCCGCCATGCAGCGCAAGGCCTGA
- a CDS encoding 4-oxalomesaconate tautomerase yields the protein MSGVPCLLMRGGTSKGAYFRAEDLPAEAAARDDLLLRIMGSPDPRQIDGIGGAHPLTSKVAVVSPSPDPDADVDYLFLQLGVEEATVSDRQNCGNLLAGVGPFAVERGLVPSGGEQTTVRIRMLNSGSTAVARFPTPGGVVEYGGDTAIAGVPGTAAPIVLDFADTAGSSGHGLLPTGQLVDTVDGVEVTCVDNGMPVVVARAADFGLTGRETPAQLKDEALRARIQSLRLTAAELMGLGDVRDSSVPKTTLVSAPSDGGTIGTRTFIPLEPHTSIGVLGAVSVATAILLDGAVGHDLAKPPRSSRIDVEHPTGHLQVEVEVDGEASPPLVRRSGVVRTARKLFDGTVFPR from the coding sequence GTGAGCGGCGTCCCCTGCCTGCTCATGCGCGGCGGCACGTCCAAGGGCGCGTACTTCCGCGCCGAAGACCTGCCCGCCGAAGCCGCGGCCCGCGATGACCTGCTGCTGCGGATCATGGGCAGCCCCGACCCGCGCCAGATCGACGGCATCGGCGGCGCGCACCCGCTCACCAGCAAGGTCGCCGTGGTCTCGCCGAGTCCCGACCCGGACGCCGACGTCGACTACCTGTTCCTGCAGCTCGGCGTCGAAGAGGCGACGGTGAGCGACCGGCAGAACTGCGGCAACCTGCTCGCCGGCGTCGGGCCGTTCGCCGTCGAGCGCGGCCTGGTCCCGTCCGGCGGTGAGCAGACCACCGTGCGGATCCGGATGCTGAACTCGGGCAGCACGGCCGTCGCCCGGTTCCCCACCCCCGGCGGCGTCGTGGAATACGGCGGCGACACGGCGATCGCGGGCGTGCCCGGCACCGCCGCGCCGATCGTGCTCGACTTCGCCGACACCGCGGGCTCTTCCGGCCACGGGCTGCTGCCGACCGGGCAGCTGGTGGACACTGTGGACGGTGTCGAAGTGACCTGTGTGGACAACGGCATGCCGGTGGTCGTCGCCCGCGCGGCCGATTTCGGGCTGACCGGCCGGGAAACCCCGGCGCAGCTGAAGGACGAGGCGTTGCGGGCGCGGATCCAGTCGCTCCGGCTGACGGCCGCGGAGCTGATGGGCCTCGGCGACGTCCGGGACAGCTCGGTCCCGAAGACCACCCTCGTCTCGGCCCCGTCCGACGGCGGCACGATCGGCACCCGCACCTTCATCCCGCTGGAGCCGCACACGTCGATCGGCGTGCTGGGCGCGGTCAGCGTCGCCACCGCGATCCTGCTGGACGGCGCGGTCGGCCACGACCTGGCGAAGCCGCCGCGCTCGTCCCGCATCGACGTCGAGCACCCCACCGGGCACCTGCAGGTCGAGGTCGAAGTGGACGGTGAGGCCAGCCCGCCACTGGTCCGCCGCAGCGGCGTAGTGCGCACGGCCCGGAAGCTGTTCGACGGCACCGTTTTCCCGCGCTGA
- the bla gene encoding class A beta-lactamase, producing MVSRGMLSRRGALAAGLGLVAAGCAGKTAVSSPPSSSSAVPKPSVQPELAALEQKFGGRIGVSAVDTGTGATAGYRADERFLLCSTHKVLAVSALLHGHTDALDKVIHYDKSQLVTYSPVTSLHVADGMTGAAICEAAITVSDNTAANLIVGQVGGPAAVTAFVRTLGDPDTRLDRLEPDLNVGAPGDERDTTTPARMVADLRALVLGNGLDPAGRDRLTGWMAANTTGGKQVRAGVPAGWRVADKTGSGSHGESNDVAVVWPTGRAPWVIAVYTAPADPKSTAGPATIAEATRIVAKAFS from the coding sequence ATGGTGAGCAGGGGAATGCTGTCCCGGCGCGGAGCGCTGGCGGCCGGGCTGGGACTGGTGGCCGCGGGCTGTGCGGGTAAGACGGCGGTCTCCTCGCCGCCGTCCTCGTCGTCGGCAGTGCCAAAGCCGTCGGTGCAGCCGGAGCTGGCCGCGCTGGAGCAGAAGTTCGGCGGCCGGATCGGTGTGTCCGCAGTGGACACCGGGACCGGCGCCACGGCCGGGTACCGCGCGGACGAGCGGTTCCTGCTGTGCTCGACGCACAAGGTGCTGGCCGTCTCGGCGCTGCTGCACGGGCACACCGACGCCTTGGACAAGGTGATCCACTACGACAAGTCCCAGCTGGTCACGTACTCGCCGGTGACCTCGCTGCACGTGGCGGACGGGATGACGGGCGCGGCCATCTGCGAGGCGGCGATCACCGTCAGCGACAACACGGCGGCGAACCTGATCGTCGGGCAGGTCGGCGGCCCGGCCGCGGTGACCGCGTTCGTCCGCACCCTCGGCGATCCAGACACCCGGCTGGACCGGCTGGAGCCGGACCTCAACGTCGGCGCCCCCGGCGACGAGCGCGACACCACCACCCCCGCCCGGATGGTGGCCGACCTGCGCGCGCTGGTGCTGGGCAACGGCCTCGACCCGGCCGGCCGCGACCGGCTCACCGGCTGGATGGCCGCCAACACCACCGGCGGCAAGCAGGTGCGCGCGGGCGTGCCGGCCGGCTGGCGCGTGGCCGACAAGACCGGCTCCGGCTCGCACGGGGAGAGCAACGACGTTGCCGTGGTCTGGCCGACCGGCCGCGCGCCGTGGGTGATCGCCGTCTACACCGCCCCGGCCGACCCGAAGTCCACCGCCGGCCCGGCGACCATCGCCGAGGCGACGCGGATCGTGGCGAAGGCTTTCAGCTGA
- a CDS encoding LLM class flavin-dependent oxidoreductase yields the protein MTGVSGPRLAVALEGAGWHPAAWREPDARPAELLTAGYWTDLVREAEAAKLDFVTFEDFLSLRADARAETVEDRDDVVQGRLDAVLIASRVAPLTSRIGLVPTAVVTHTEPFHLSKAIATLDYVSSGRAGVRVQVSGRADEYRHFGRREPGAFHLPDSAEPDKPSALADLFDEAADYVEVLRRLWDSWEDDAEIRDVATGRFVDREKLHYIDFTGRWFSVKGPSITPRPPQGQPLVTALAHAAVPYRLAGRSTDLVYVTPSDRSGAATIAGDVRAEQERAGRADETLHVFGDLVVFLDETAQAAADRKARLDELAGAEYTSDATVFTGTPAELADLLLDWHAAGLSGFRLRPGALPHDLTAITRGLVPELRGRGAFRSKYEAETLRGLLGLPRPANRYAA from the coding sequence ATGACAGGGGTTAGCGGACCACGGCTCGCCGTGGCCCTGGAGGGGGCAGGCTGGCATCCGGCGGCGTGGCGGGAGCCGGACGCGCGGCCCGCCGAGCTGCTCACCGCCGGCTACTGGACGGACCTGGTCCGCGAGGCCGAGGCGGCCAAACTGGACTTCGTCACGTTCGAGGACTTCCTCTCACTGCGGGCGGACGCCCGCGCCGAGACCGTCGAGGACCGCGACGACGTGGTGCAGGGCCGCCTCGACGCGGTGCTGATCGCCTCGCGCGTCGCGCCCCTCACCTCGCGCATCGGCCTGGTCCCGACCGCCGTCGTCACCCACACCGAGCCGTTCCACCTGTCGAAGGCCATCGCCACCCTCGACTACGTGAGCAGCGGCCGCGCGGGCGTGCGCGTGCAGGTCTCCGGGCGCGCCGACGAGTACCGGCACTTCGGCCGCCGCGAGCCCGGCGCGTTCCACCTGCCCGACAGCGCGGAGCCGGACAAGCCGAGTGCGCTCGCGGACCTGTTCGACGAGGCCGCGGACTACGTCGAGGTGCTGCGCCGCCTGTGGGACAGCTGGGAGGACGACGCCGAGATCCGCGACGTGGCCACCGGCCGGTTCGTCGACCGCGAGAAGCTGCACTACATCGACTTCACCGGCCGCTGGTTCTCGGTGAAGGGCCCGTCGATCACGCCGCGGCCGCCGCAGGGTCAGCCGCTGGTCACCGCGCTGGCGCACGCCGCCGTGCCGTACCGGCTGGCGGGCCGTTCGACTGACTTGGTCTACGTGACGCCGTCGGACCGCAGTGGTGCCGCCACGATCGCCGGCGACGTCCGCGCCGAGCAAGAACGCGCGGGCCGGGCCGACGAGACCCTGCACGTTTTCGGTGACCTGGTGGTGTTCCTCGACGAGACGGCGCAGGCCGCCGCCGACCGCAAGGCGCGCCTGGACGAGCTGGCCGGCGCCGAGTACACCTCCGACGCGACGGTGTTCACCGGCACTCCTGCCGAGCTGGCCGACCTGCTGCTCGACTGGCACGCCGCGGGCCTGTCCGGCTTCCGGCTGCGCCCGGGAGCGCTGCCGCACGACCTGACGGCCATCACCCGC
- a CDS encoding NAD(P)-dependent oxidoreductase: MTAVALLGLGEVGAVLAEDLAGARLSAWDTAFADETSAAARNARRFGLPSTSDALTAVRGVNLVISAVTAANDLVAARSVAAGLPDGCWYVDLNSAAPGQKQAAAEVIEAAGGRYVEAAVMSPISPKRLAAPMLLGGPHASAFAEFARPLGFTGLEVYADVVGPASATKLCRSVMIKGVEALLAESMLTAREWGVEGQVLASLSNLLPSDDWEKLAAYMISRSLEHGVRRAEELREAAVTVAGAGIEPVMAEAIARRQDWAAAHRPADLGQDLAPLLDAIRALLPAAERKGTPE; this comes from the coding sequence ATGACCGCCGTCGCGCTGCTGGGCCTCGGTGAGGTCGGCGCGGTGCTCGCCGAAGACCTGGCCGGCGCCCGGCTTTCGGCGTGGGACACGGCTTTCGCGGACGAGACGAGCGCGGCTGCCCGTAACGCCCGGCGGTTCGGCCTTCCGTCCACTTCGGACGCACTGACGGCCGTACGCGGGGTGAACCTGGTGATCAGCGCGGTGACCGCGGCGAACGACTTGGTGGCCGCCCGTTCGGTAGCGGCAGGACTGCCGGACGGCTGCTGGTACGTCGACCTGAATTCCGCCGCGCCCGGCCAAAAACAGGCCGCGGCCGAGGTGATCGAAGCCGCGGGCGGACGCTACGTCGAGGCGGCGGTGATGTCGCCGATCTCGCCGAAACGGCTGGCCGCGCCGATGCTGCTGGGCGGTCCGCACGCGAGCGCGTTCGCGGAGTTCGCCCGGCCGCTCGGCTTCACCGGGCTGGAGGTGTACGCCGACGTCGTCGGGCCCGCGTCGGCGACCAAGCTGTGCCGCTCGGTGATGATCAAGGGCGTCGAGGCGCTGCTGGCCGAGTCCATGCTCACGGCACGCGAGTGGGGCGTGGAGGGACAGGTGCTCGCCTCGCTGTCCAACCTGCTGCCCTCGGACGACTGGGAAAAGCTCGCCGCGTACATGATTTCCCGCTCGCTGGAGCACGGTGTCCGCCGCGCCGAGGAACTGCGCGAAGCCGCGGTGACGGTCGCGGGCGCCGGGATCGAGCCGGTGATGGCGGAGGCGATCGCGCGCCGCCAGGACTGGGCCGCGGCGCACCGGCCCGCGGACCTCGGCCAGGACCTGGCGCCGCTGCTGGACGCGATCCGCGCGCTATTGCCCGCTGCAGAACGGAAAGGCACGCCCGAGTGA
- a CDS encoding 4-carboxy-4-hydroxy-2-oxoadipate aldolase/oxaloacetate decarboxylase, with protein MGPVVVTDVPRAAPGQIDELAGFGVATVHEALGRTGFLGPRHRPLHRGPRIAGSAVTALCWPGDNLMIHAAVEQCQAGDVLVVTTTSPCTDGLFGELLATSLKSRGVRGVVLDTGVRDVAELAELGFPVWSRAVSAQGTVKATAGAVNVPVVVGGQTIRPGDVIVADDDGVLCVPRGDVSRGVAASKARLAKEEQSRAAFRAGELGLDRYSLREKLAGLGVRYLTAEDYAREQA; from the coding sequence ATGGGCCCAGTGGTGGTCACCGACGTCCCGCGCGCCGCGCCCGGCCAGATCGACGAGCTGGCCGGTTTCGGCGTGGCGACGGTGCACGAAGCGTTGGGACGCACGGGTTTCCTCGGCCCCCGGCACCGGCCGCTGCACCGCGGCCCGCGCATCGCCGGCTCGGCCGTCACCGCGCTGTGCTGGCCCGGGGACAACCTGATGATCCACGCCGCCGTCGAGCAGTGCCAGGCCGGCGACGTGCTCGTGGTGACCACCACCTCGCCCTGCACCGACGGCCTGTTCGGCGAGCTGCTGGCCACGTCGCTGAAGTCCCGCGGCGTGCGCGGGGTGGTCCTGGACACCGGCGTCCGCGACGTCGCCGAGCTGGCCGAGCTGGGCTTCCCGGTGTGGTCCCGCGCGGTCAGCGCGCAGGGCACGGTGAAGGCCACCGCGGGCGCGGTGAACGTGCCGGTGGTCGTCGGCGGCCAGACCATCCGGCCGGGCGACGTGATCGTGGCCGACGACGACGGTGTCCTTTGTGTACCGCGCGGGGACGTCTCACGCGGCGTCGCGGCGTCGAAAGCCCGTCTGGCCAAGGAAGAGCAGTCCCGCGCGGCGTTCCGCGCCGGCGAACTCGGCCTCGACCGCTACAGCCTGCGCGAGAAGCTCGCCGGGCTCGGCGTCCGGTACCTGACCGCGGAGGACTACGCCCGGGAGCAGGCGTGA
- a CDS encoding amidohydrolase family protein: MIIDCHGHYTTVPAAHTAWRDGQLAAFGAGTATPRYPVISDDEVRESVQGQLDLMAERGIDLTVFSPRASAMAHHFGDETVSAEWTRACNDLVHRVTRLYPDKFAGVCQLPQSPGVPIGHSVGELRRCVEELGFVGCNLNPDPSGGHWTGPPLTDRSWYPLYEAMSELDVPAMVHVSASVNPSFHATGAHYLNADTTAFMQFLQADLFTDFPGLRFVIPHGGGAVPYHWGRYRGLADMLGRLEPDQGVLPNVFFDTCVYHQPGINLLFEVIGTGSILFGSETLGAVRGIDSRTGHHFDDTRRYVDALGLSEEDSAKVFEGNARRVYPRLDRALRARGL, from the coding sequence GTGATCATCGATTGTCACGGCCACTACACCACCGTCCCGGCAGCGCACACGGCCTGGCGGGACGGGCAGCTCGCCGCCTTCGGCGCGGGCACGGCCACCCCGCGGTACCCCGTGATCAGCGACGACGAGGTCCGCGAATCCGTGCAGGGGCAGCTGGACCTGATGGCCGAGCGCGGCATCGACCTCACGGTGTTCTCGCCGCGCGCCTCCGCGATGGCCCACCACTTCGGCGACGAGACGGTCAGCGCGGAGTGGACGAGGGCGTGCAACGACCTGGTCCACCGCGTCACGCGGCTGTACCCGGACAAGTTCGCCGGGGTCTGCCAGCTCCCGCAGTCGCCCGGCGTGCCGATCGGGCACTCCGTCGGCGAGCTGCGGCGCTGCGTCGAGGAGCTGGGCTTCGTCGGCTGCAACCTCAACCCCGACCCCAGCGGCGGGCACTGGACCGGGCCGCCGCTGACCGACCGCAGCTGGTACCCGTTGTACGAGGCCATGAGCGAGCTGGACGTGCCGGCCATGGTGCACGTCTCGGCGTCGGTGAACCCGAGCTTCCACGCCACCGGCGCGCACTACCTCAACGCCGACACCACGGCGTTCATGCAATTCCTGCAGGCCGACCTGTTCACCGACTTCCCCGGCCTGCGGTTCGTGATCCCGCACGGCGGGGGAGCGGTGCCGTACCACTGGGGCCGGTACCGCGGGCTGGCCGACATGCTCGGGCGGCTGGAGCCGGACCAGGGCGTGCTGCCGAACGTCTTCTTCGACACCTGCGTGTACCACCAGCCGGGCATCAACCTGCTGTTCGAGGTGATCGGCACCGGCAGCATCCTGTTCGGCTCGGAGACGCTCGGCGCGGTGCGTGGGATCGACTCGCGCACCGGGCACCACTTCGACGACACCCGGCGATACGTCGACGCCCTCGGATTGTCCGAAGAGGACAGTGCGAAGGTGTTCGAGGGCAATGCCCGCCGGGTCTACCCGCGCCTCGACCGGGCGCTGAGGGCGAGGGGACTGTGA